A genomic stretch from Archangium lipolyticum includes:
- a CDS encoding DUF5953 family protein: MTTRKRLSIVVYAPALVCNDSRALDSVHGMEKALPGLRLEWRLSKGGRPIALPQRDAWLVERIEDGGFPLVCNGDESYPVTVWGRGRSGLFSPGGQAQFEVHAKLPLDEPVIAAAAAVLEGVAEGASALWGRATPDDAAVDIAYQTAPTLEGPPSPRRGLPALKLFEHIRSPEIPYYLGWLNYWSDAAARAIGFPDPARDADLLSRSRRTASGGWVVQLTDAPLDLDNPAHLDALKRAYERFPEIGGRSTP, translated from the coding sequence ATGACTACGCGAAAAAGACTCAGCATCGTCGTCTACGCGCCTGCGCTTGTGTGCAACGACAGCCGCGCGCTCGATAGCGTCCACGGAATGGAAAAGGCGCTCCCCGGCTTGCGCCTGGAGTGGCGGCTCTCCAAAGGCGGGCGCCCCATCGCATTGCCGCAGCGCGACGCGTGGCTCGTAGAAAGGATTGAGGACGGGGGATTCCCTCTCGTGTGCAACGGGGACGAGAGTTACCCCGTGACGGTTTGGGGAAGGGGTAGATCGGGACTCTTCAGCCCAGGCGGTCAGGCCCAGTTTGAAGTGCATGCAAAACTGCCACTGGACGAGCCCGTGATCGCGGCAGCGGCGGCTGTGCTTGAGGGCGTGGCGGAGGGGGCGAGTGCGCTATGGGGGCGTGCGACGCCAGACGACGCTGCGGTGGACATCGCGTATCAGACAGCACCTACGCTTGAAGGGCCGCCGTCCCCACGCCGGGGGTTGCCCGCCCTGAAGCTCTTCGAGCACATCCGCTCGCCAGAGATTCCCTATTACCTCGGGTGGCTGAACTACTGGTCGGATGCTGCCGCACGGGCCATCGGCTTTCCGGACCCCGCCCGCGACGCGGACTTGCTCTCGCGCTCACGGCGCACGGCGTCGGGGGGGTGGGTTGTGCAGCTCACCGATGCACCGCTCGACCTGGACAACCCCGCCCACCTGGACGCGCTCAAACGGGCCTACGAGCGTTTCCCGGAGATTGGCGGGCGCTCCACCCCTTGA
- a CDS encoding SMI1/KNR4 family protein — MRFISTHGTFKVLYGGQELIGMEEPGLLCAAAPDPSDAVDGDDSEVADAINEALFFQRRDDDSVGNFWCFNPRDRTPEGELGVVAYSHDEAFGLPQLQGTDDAEHFRDFSTHIVTVIDDFIETWSEA, encoded by the coding sequence GTGCGCTTCATCAGCACCCACGGCACCTTCAAGGTGCTGTACGGCGGGCAGGAGCTCATTGGCATGGAGGAGCCGGGGTTGCTGTGCGCGGCCGCGCCGGACCCGTCGGACGCCGTGGACGGCGATGACTCCGAGGTGGCGGACGCCATCAACGAAGCCCTGTTCTTCCAGCGCCGCGACGACGACTCGGTGGGGAACTTCTGGTGCTTCAATCCCCGCGACCGCACGCCGGAAGGCGAGCTGGGCGTCGTGGCCTACAGCCATGACGAGGCCTTCGGCCTTCCTCAGCTCCAGGGCACGGACGACGCCGAGCACTTCCGGGACTTCTCGACCCACATCGTCACGGTCATCGACGACTTCATCGAGACCTGGTCGGAGGCGTAG